The following is a genomic window from Verrucomicrobium sp..
TTGGCCTCCACCATGCCCCGGGTGCGGAGGTAGCCCAGGTGCTTGGAGATCTGGACCTGGGGGACCCCCATGATCTCCTGGAGATGGTTGACGCAGAGGGGGCCGTCGTTGAGGAGGCTGAGGATGCGCAGCCGCGTCTCGTCGGTGAGGCAGGCGTAGATCTGGGTGAGGCGGCGGCTTTGCAAAATGGCTCCTGCGCGGGGCAGAATATGCCCGGGGGGGCATGGAGCAACGAAAATCCTCAGACGAACGTCTCGATCTCGTGCTGGAGTTCCCGCAGGAGATAGAGGTGGAGGTCGGGCTGGCGGGTGTCGGGGCGGCCGAAGCGGCGGCAGATCGTCTCGAAGTGCTGGCGGGTGAAGAGGAGCAACTGGCGGTGGCTGGTGCAGAGGGCGACCGAGCCGCTGTCCCGCAATCCCACATAGGCGAGGTGTCCGACGACCTCGGCGTCGGTCGGGGAGAGGTCCCCCACCCCGAGGGCGCGCTGGTCCCGCAGGCGCCGCGCCATTTTGAGGTAGGGCTCGTAGCCGGGCCAGTTTCCGGGGCGAAGGAGGGCCGCCGCGCGGGACACGTCGTAGATTTTCTGCCGGAGCGGTTCCAGCCGGCGCCCGAGGATGTGGTCGTCGATCCCGCCCGCGATCTCCCCATGGACCGCCTCGGTGAGGGTGATGTTCGGGTGACGGCGGACCAGCCCTTCCAGGAACGACAGGTAGGCCGTGTCCCTCTCCAAGATCTCGGTACGGTGCCGGAAGATCGATGTGTCGATCAGGACATGGTCGTGGCTGGAGGCGATCTCCTCCAACTGACCCTCCATCTTGAGGACCACGTCTTCGGCGCTCGTGGCATCCCCCTTCTTCAGCGGCTCTCCGGCAGGACCTCGAACGGAACGGTGAGGTCGGTGCGGTAGTCGAGGCCGTTGTCCCGCATGTCCTCGTCGTCCTCGGCGTAGAGCCAGTTCACCTTCACGTTCTTGTAGTGCTGATGGTGCCGATCGAGGATCTCCAGAAGTTCCAGGATGCTCTTCGACGAACTGGTGTTGAAGTAGTCGAGACGGAAGTTCGCGGTGAAGGGGCCGTCCGACATCGCCAGCATCTCCAGAAGACGCTTCTTCACAGGCAGGAAGAACGCCACCGAGTTCTCCGGGTAGGACAGCCCCGACAACTCGAAAAGCCCCTTCTCGGGGACAAACGTGACTTTCGGCGTCGTGGCGGACGGATCAATGCACACTGCTTCCATCGGGAACCTCCTTGGGATTGAATTTGTTGATCTTGGCGGACAGGGAGAAAAATGAGGCGTCGGCGTCGACGGGAACGAAGGCGAACGTCAGCGGGTTCTGGGACTTCTTCGCAATGTCGATGAAGCCCAGACCGGCCCCCTTCGAGTCGGCCGGGCGGTCCTTCTTCCGCTCCTGGCTGTAGTAGGCTCGCAGCCCGTCGGGGCCGAGGGTGTTGACGTACCGGCAGCGCTCCTCGATGACCGGCACGCGGTCGTTCCGAATCATGTTCCCGGAACTGACGATGAACTGGTCGTCGGTCTGCTGGACCACGATCATCCCCACCCCCACATCCCGACCCTGCTGGGGCAGGAACTCCCGCTCGTGGGAGTAGTTGAGGACGTTCTGGGTCATCTCGATGACGATGGCGAAGAGCCGCCTCATCGCGCCGCCGTCCGCCCCCTCGGCGGCGGCGATAGGGCCGCGAACCAGGTCGCCGATCTCGACGAGCGTCTCCTGGAGCATCGCCCCCTTGAAGGCGAAGACGATCCGGCTGTCCCGGACCTTCTGGTAGTAGCGGAACATGCTCTCCCCTTGGATCAGAACGTCCTGCTCCTCCGCGAGGGTCTCGGCTTGGGCCCCGAAGGCGAAGCGGCTCATTTTCGACTTCCCTTGAGATGGAACCCCAGGAGGGCGATGTCGTCCCGCTGCGGCGCCCCGGCCTGGTGGTCGTCGAGGACCTTCTCGAAGGCGGCCTTCTGCTCGCCGAGGCTGCGGCTCGCCAACTGATACAGCGCCTCGCGGACGCGGCGCGACCCGAGCTTCTTCCCCTCAGGGTTCGGCTGGTCGCCCACGCCGTCGGAGCAGAGGTAGTAGGTCGTCCCGTCCTCGATTCGGAGGGAGAGGGTGGCGAACTCGCGCTTGGCCTCCTTCTGGGTTCCGCCGATCGGCTTCCGGTCCCCCTTGTGCTCGTGGAACTGGCCCGCAGCGTCGACACTGTAGAGCGGGCGGTTCGCCCCGGCGAAGAGGAGTTCCCCGGAGGCGGGATTGACCACGCAGAGGCCGACCTCCATGCCGTCGTGGGCCGAGTCGTTCCCGGTTTCCTGGCACAGGCTGTCGCGGACCCCCTTGTGCAGCTCCTCCAGGATGATTCCGGGATCGGTGTAGCCGCGCTGGGAGACGATGTCGTTGAGGTGGCCGTGCCCGATCAGCGACATGAAGGCGCCGGGGACGCCGTGGCCGGTGCAGTCGGCGACCGCCACGTAGATGCGGTCGTTCGCCTCCCGAATCCAATAGAAGTCGCCCGAGACGATGTCCCGAGGCCGGAAGACAACGAAGTGCTCCAGGTGGATCGGCAAGGGGCGGTCGGGGTTGTAGAGCATCGAGCGCTGGATGCGCTCGGCGTAGAGGATGCTGTCGTGGACCTGCTTGTTCTTCTCCTCGACCTCGACCATCGCCATCCCGAGGAGTTCCGACTGGGCCTGCATCAGCTCGTGGAAGTCGACGATCCGGTAGCCGGCGACGGGATGCCGGTAGACCACGGGGTCGTAGGAGACGTGGAGGGGCCGCTCCAGCCCCTTCCGCACCACCTCGGCGACCGAGGCGTCGGGCGCGACCACGAACGGCGGCAGGTTGATGTGCTTCAGCATCCGTTCCACGGGGCGGACGCCATAGATCTCCTGCCCCATCCGTCCGCTCAGGACCTGGTAGTAGCTCGACCGGGAGATCGTCCCCACCAGCTCCCCATCATGCAGGACCAGGATGCCCGGAAGCTTCGCATTCTTCTTGAACTCCCCGTTGAGCCGGTCGCCCGGCGTCTTGTCGGAAACCGCCACGTCAAAGAACGGGAGATCGGCGATACTGCGGGAGACCGAACTATGGGAGGCGGCGGGGATCGGGGCGAGGGCGGTCATGGATTTCTATATGCGCGGGTTATTGTATTCCCTTATGCGTATATACACTCTCCGACGATCCGGTTGCCCTTCTGCGTCGAATGCGTAAAGAATCGGCCCGTGCCGCCTCAGAGCTTGCCGCCCTGGTGTCGCACGTCCTCGCCCGCCGCCGCGTAGATCGCGTCTTCCGCGATGTTCTTGGCGTGGTCGCCGACCCGCTCCAGGTGCCGGGCGATGAAGATCAGGTCCAGGTAATCCCGGACCTTGTCCGTCTCCTTGGAGATGCGGTCGGTGAACCGCTCCGCCAAGCTGGCGTTGAGTTCGTCGATGAGCTTGTCCCGCGCCTTCAGGGAGCGCGCCAGGTCGACATCGGCCTCGGCGTACGCCTTCACGCTGTCGTCGAAGAGCTCGACGGCGTCGGAGAAGAGCTTCGAAAGCAAGGTCCGGTCCTCTCCGGTTGGGATCGAAGAGAGCTTCCGTGCCCGCTTGGCGATGTTCACCGCGGCGTCGGCGACGCGCTCGATGTTGTTCCCCAGCTTCATGGCGCTGACGACCTGCCGCAGGTCGGACGCGAACGGGTGGAAGCGGATCAGGATGTCGGTCCCTTTGGCGTCGATCTGCCGCTCCAGTTGGTCGATCTCGTCGTCGTCGGCGATCGCGACGCCGCAGAGGCCGGCATCCCCCTTGAACAGGCCCTGCATGGCGTTGTGGAGGCTCCGGTCGGTCAGGCTGGCCATCATGAGGACGTCCCGGCGGAGGGCCGCCAGGGCGTCGTCGAACGTCGCCAGGATGTGCTGTCTGTTGTCGGGCATAAACTCGTCGGGGTGCGGCTCAACCGAAGCGGCCGGAGATGTAGTCCTCGGTCTGCTGGACCTTCGGTTCCTTGAAGACCTTCTCCGTGTCGTCCATCTCGATCAGCTTCCCCATGTACATGAAGGCGGTGTAATCGGAACAGCGGGCCGCCTGCTGCATGTTGTGGGTGACGATCACGATGGTGAACTTCTCCTTCAACTCGTGGATCAGGTCCTCAACCTTGGCGGTCGCGATGGGGTCGAGCGCGGAACACGGCTCATCCATGAGAAGAATCTCCGGCTGGTTGGCGATCGCCCGGGCGATGCAGAGGCGCTGCATCTGACCGCCGGAGAGGCCCAGGGCGCTCTCGTGGAGCCGGTCCTTCACCTCGTCCCAGAGCGCCGCCGAGCGGAGGCTCCGCTCCACGACCTCGTCGAGGCTCTGCTTCCTCCCCTGGTCGGCGATGCGGAGGCTGTAGACGATGTTCTCGTAGATCGACTTCGGGAACGGGTTCGACTTCTGGAAGACCATCCCGATCCGCTTCCGCAGGGAGATAACCTCCTGGCGCGGGTCATAGATGCTCTTCCCGTTGAGGAGGATGTCCCCGGTGTGGTGGACCCCGTCGATGAGGTCGTTCATCCGGTTCAAGTTCCGCAGGAGGGTCGATTTTCCGCAGCCGGACGGCCCGATGAAGGCAGTGATCTTCTGGCTGGCGATCTCCATGTTGATGTCGAAGAGGGCCTGCTTCTTGTTGTAGAAGAAGCCGAAGTTCCGGATCGAGATGAACGGCGTGCTCACGGCGTCAGGGCTTTCTACGGCCGGATGGCCGGCCCCGATGGGGCGGCTATGGGACGTTTCGAGGGGTTTCACGAGGGTGGGAGAGGTCACGGGTGGAGGAGGCTTAGAAGGCGCCCAGGCGATATTTGCGGCGGATGCGCTCCCGGAGGAGGATCGCCCCCAGGTTCAGCGCGACGACCAGGATGATGAGGAGCAGGGTGGTGGCGAAGACCATCGGCTTGGCCGCTTCCGAGTCGGGCGACTGGAAGCCGAGGTCGTAGATGTGGAAGCCCAGGTGCATGAACTTCCGCTCCAGGTGGACGTAGGGGAACGTGGCGTCGATCGGGAGGCTGGGGGCCAGCTTGACCACGCCCACCATCATCAGCGGGGCCACCTCGCCCGCCCCGCGCGCCATCGCCAGGATGAGGCCGGTCAGAATGCCCGGAAGGGCGCTAGGGAGGACGATATGCTGGATCGTCTGCCACTTGGAGGCGCCGCAGGCCAGCGACCCCTCGCGCATTCCGCGCGGGACGGCGGCGAGGGCCTCCTCGGTCGCCACGATCACGACGGGAACGGTCATGAGGGCGAGGGTCAGCGCCGCCCAGAGGACGCCGCCCGTCCCGAACGTCGGCGTCGGCAGCGACTTGCTGAAGAAGATCTGGTCCATGGTGCCCCCGACCATGTAGACGAAGAATCCCAGGCCGAAGACGCCGAAGACGATGGAGGGCACGCCGGCGAGGTTGTTGACCGCGACCCGGACCGCGCGGACGAAGAAGCCCTGCCGGGCGTATTCCCGGAGGTAGATCGCCGCCAGGACGCCGAACGGCATCACCGCGACGCTCATGAGGACGGTCATGACGCAGGTGCCGAAGATCGCGGGGAAGACGCCGCCCTCGGTGTTCGCCTCCCGGGGCTCGTCGACGAGGAAGTGCCAGATCCGGTAGAAGAACCACCCCAGCCGGTCGAGGAGGCCAAGCTGGTTCGGGTAGTAGAAGCTGACCAACTGGCCTAGGGGCATCGTCTTCTCGGCCCCGGTCGGCAGCCGATAGGTCAACCGGTCCTGGCCCTGGCGCTGCCGCAGGTCGCCCGCCTGCTTGGCGAGGATCTCGTACTTCGCCTGGAGCTTGTCCATCTTAGCCTGGAGCGCCTGGAATTGGGGGGAGTCGGAGGCCAGCCCCTTCTCGTCGAGCTTCAGGCCGCCCATCCGGGCGTTGACCTTCCCGATCTCGTCGCGCTCGATGTGGGCGATCTGGTGGCGCCGGGAGTTCGCCTCCCGGTTCAGCGCCGCCAGGCGGGAGCGGAAGGCCGGGTCGTTCGCCTCGATCGTTGCCCCATCGGCGGTCTGGAGCCGAAGGGGGTAACCCAGAGCGTTCCCATACTCGACCCGCTCCATCTTGAGGAGATCCTTCGGATAGGCGGTCCCGGTGATCGCGTCCCGGTTCAGATAAAGGAAGCTGAGGCCGTAGGCATCCTTGTTCCCGACGTAGAGTTGCCACTCGGTCGGGGCCGGGCCGCCGCCAGGCTTTGCCTCATGGGTCTTCTCCTGCTGCTTGGTGATCTCCCCAGCCACCGTCTTCGCGTGGGCGAGTTGGGCGCCGCTCGCGTCGGAGATCTGGACCTGGACCACCCGCTTCGGCCAGAAGACCTCCAGGCCGTTGACCACGATGATCGTCAGGAGCGTGGCGATCATGAGGAGGCCGATGGAGAGGCCCACCGAACTGAGCCAGACCATCGGTTCCCCCTCGGATAGGGTTTGCTTGAGCGTACGTTTCTGGGGAGCGTGCATGGTCAGACGGTCCGGTATTTTTCGCGCAGGTGCTGGCGCAGGATTTCGGCCCCGGTGTTCACCAGGAAGGTCATGAGGAAGAGGAGCATCGCCCCGAGGAAGAGCGTCCGGTAGAGCGTCCCGTGGAACGGCGCCTCGGGCAGCTCGACCGCGATATTGGCGGAGAGGGTCCGCATCCCGGAGAAGATGTTGAAGTCCAT
Proteins encoded in this region:
- the pstA gene encoding phosphate ABC transporter permease PstA; this encodes MVWLSSVGLSIGLLMIATLLTIIVVNGLEVFWPKRVVQVQISDASGAQLAHAKTVAGEITKQQEKTHEAKPGGGPAPTEWQLYVGNKDAYGLSFLYLNRDAITGTAYPKDLLKMERVEYGNALGYPLRLQTADGATIEANDPAFRSRLAALNREANSRRHQIAHIERDEIGKVNARMGGLKLDEKGLASDSPQFQALQAKMDKLQAKYEILAKQAGDLRQRQGQDRLTYRLPTGAEKTMPLGQLVSFYYPNQLGLLDRLGWFFYRIWHFLVDEPREANTEGGVFPAIFGTCVMTVLMSVAVMPFGVLAAIYLREYARQGFFVRAVRVAVNNLAGVPSIVFGVFGLGFFVYMVGGTMDQIFFSKSLPTPTFGTGGVLWAALTLALMTVPVVIVATEEALAAVPRGMREGSLACGASKWQTIQHIVLPSALPGILTGLILAMARGAGEVAPLMMVGVVKLAPSLPIDATFPYVHLERKFMHLGFHIYDLGFQSPDSEAAKPMVFATTLLLIILVVALNLGAILLRERIRRKYRLGAF
- a CDS encoding DUF1987 domain-containing protein; the protein is MEAVCIDPSATTPKVTFVPEKGLFELSGLSYPENSVAFFLPVKKRLLEMLAMSDGPFTANFRLDYFNTSSSKSILELLEILDRHHQHYKNVKVNWLYAEDDEDMRDNGLDYRTDLTVPFEVLPESR
- a CDS encoding SiaB family protein kinase, with the translated sequence MSRFAFGAQAETLAEEQDVLIQGESMFRYYQKVRDSRIVFAFKGAMLQETLVEIGDLVRGPIAAAEGADGGAMRRLFAIVIEMTQNVLNYSHEREFLPQQGRDVGVGMIVVQQTDDQFIVSSGNMIRNDRVPVIEERCRYVNTLGPDGLRAYYSQERKKDRPADSKGAGLGFIDIAKKSQNPLTFAFVPVDADASFFSLSAKINKFNPKEVPDGSSVH
- the pstB gene encoding phosphate ABC transporter ATP-binding protein PstB, which gives rise to MSTPFISIRNFGFFYNKKQALFDINMEIASQKITAFIGPSGCGKSTLLRNLNRMNDLIDGVHHTGDILLNGKSIYDPRQEVISLRKRIGMVFQKSNPFPKSIYENIVYSLRIADQGRKQSLDEVVERSLRSAALWDEVKDRLHESALGLSGGQMQRLCIARAIANQPEILLMDEPCSALDPIATAKVEDLIHELKEKFTIVIVTHNMQQAARCSDYTAFMYMGKLIEMDDTEKVFKEPKVQQTEDYISGRFG
- a CDS encoding SpoIIE family protein phosphatase, with translation MTALAPIPAASHSSVSRSIADLPFFDVAVSDKTPGDRLNGEFKKNAKLPGILVLHDGELVGTISRSSYYQVLSGRMGQEIYGVRPVERMLKHINLPPFVVAPDASVAEVVRKGLERPLHVSYDPVVYRHPVAGYRIVDFHELMQAQSELLGMAMVEVEEKNKQVHDSILYAERIQRSMLYNPDRPLPIHLEHFVVFRPRDIVSGDFYWIREANDRIYVAVADCTGHGVPGAFMSLIGHGHLNDIVSQRGYTDPGIILEELHKGVRDSLCQETGNDSAHDGMEVGLCVVNPASGELLFAGANRPLYSVDAAGQFHEHKGDRKPIGGTQKEAKREFATLSLRIEDGTTYYLCSDGVGDQPNPEGKKLGSRRVREALYQLASRSLGEQKAAFEKVLDDHQAGAPQRDDIALLGFHLKGSRK
- the phoU gene encoding phosphate signaling complex protein PhoU — protein: MPDNRQHILATFDDALAALRRDVLMMASLTDRSLHNAMQGLFKGDAGLCGVAIADDDEIDQLERQIDAKGTDILIRFHPFASDLRQVVSAMKLGNNIERVADAAVNIAKRARKLSSIPTGEDRTLLSKLFSDAVELFDDSVKAYAEADVDLARSLKARDKLIDELNASLAERFTDRISKETDKVRDYLDLIFIARHLERVGDHAKNIAEDAIYAAAGEDVRHQGGKL